Below is a window of Pelagicoccus albus DNA.
CCGCGATTTCCGAATCGAGATGATTGAAGGGCAACGAAAGATGCACAAGGTGCGTCGTCGTTTCCTGCGACCAAATGGAGAGACCATTTGGGTCGCCTTAACCGTCTCGCTGGTTAAAAGGGCCGACAACAAGCCTGCCTATTTTCTCTGCCAGCTAGAGAATGTGACCCGCAGTGTTAGGCTAGAGGCGGATTTGAAGAAGACGACCAACCGCTTGTCACTTGCAGCCAAAGCGGGTGGTATCGGCATTTGGGACTGGGATTTGGTCGAGAATAAATTGGTTTGGGATGAACAGCTCTACCGCTTGCATGGGCTCTCGCCGGAAACAACGGTCGCAAGTTTGGAAACCTGGAACCAAATACTGCATCCGGATGATGGGCGGCGAGTGCGAGAGGAAATGGAAAACGCAATCTTGGACATCAAGGAATTTGATTCTGAGTACCGTATCGTCACCCCTACCAAGTCCGTTCGAAATATCCGCACTCTCGCCCTCATAGAGCGGGACGAGAACGGGAAGGCCATCCGAGCAGTGGGTTCCAGTTGGGACGTCACAAAAACCGTACGGCAACGTGAGGATTTGGCGAAAGCAGTCGAGGAAGCCAAGCAGGCCAGCGAAGCGAAAAGTCGCTTCTTGGCTAATATGAGCCACGAGTTGCGAACTCCACTTAACGGAGTCATGGGCATGACAACGCTGCTGCTTGGATCCGATGGCTTACTCGATGAGCAACGCCAATTCGTAGAAGTTATTCGTGATAGCGGGGAGTCCCTATTGTCTGTCATCAACGACATCTTGGATTTCTCGAAAATCGATAGCGGGAAGCTGCAAATCGAGGAATACGATTTCAACCTCGGAAATCTGGTCGCTGAAATCTCCTCCGTGATCAGCCAACGCGCGAAACTAAAGGATCTCGAATACTTTCAGCAAATCGATCCAAAGCTACCGCTGGAGTTGCGGGGCGATCCAGTCCGCTTGAGACAAATCTTGATCAATTTGACGAGCAATGCCGTCAAATTTACCGATAAGGGAAATATTCGTTTATCGGTCGCACTCAAGGGGGAGAGCGAAGAGGGAGTCGAGCTCGTATTCAAAATATCGGATACAGGAGTTGGCATCGATGAGGAGCTGAAGGACAAGCTCTTCGAGGAGTTCACCCAAGCCGACAACAGTTCGACAAGAGAGCACGGGGGCACAGGCCTTGGTCTAGCCATCACGAAACGCCTCGTCCAGCTTATAGGAGGTAAGATAGATTTCGTAAGCACCTTGGGGACAGGTTCGGTATTTACTGTGAGCTTTCAGTTCAAGCGAGCGCAGGGGAAAGGGAACTATTCGAAACCTCTTTTCCTCAGGGACCGATCTGCCTTGCTCATTTCGAAAGACCCCGAGTTCAGGGAAGAGCTCGAAGAGGTGCTAAACCTTTGGAGCATCTACACAGGCTCTTGCTCGACTGTGGAGCAAGCGGCAGAGCTTGTGCAAAATAGGGCTGCCGTGAACGCTCCGCTTCATTACATTTTCGTTGATGGTAGAGACCTAACATTCGATCTGGAAAACTTTCGAAAATGTATGGAGGAGAGCAGTGCCAGCCTGAAAACGAAATTGATCTTGATCGGTAATCATAAGGTAGACCCGCGCGGCGAAAGCCTCATCGAGACCCTCGCTCTACCGCTCAAGCAATCGGACGTTTACGATTTGCTCGTTTCTGGCGAGGACGCCTCGAACTACACGGATATAAGCTTCGAGGATGTGGATACTTCTCGATTCGAAGGCCGATCCACCCGGGTTCTCATCGCGGAAGACAACTTTGTTAACCAGATGGTTATTAAGGGAATGCTCCTGAAGATGGGTATTGAAGCAGACTGCGTCAGCAACGGAGCTGAAGCCATAGAAGCGGTGAAAAAAACTCCCTATGACCTGATCTTCATGGACATCCAAATGCCAGAAATAGATGGCTTGGAGGCGTCTCGGCAAATTCGAGGCGGGGCAGCGGGTGAGCGGGCGAAATCCGTGGTGATCGTGGCGATAACGGCGAACGCACGCGATGTAGACAGGCAAGACTGCGCGGATGTTCGGATGGACGCCTACCTGCTCAAACCGGTTGAGGTTTCTCCACTCTTTTCAACCTTGGATAGACTGCTTCCGGGATACCGATCCGATGAGGAGAACTTTGACGATTCAAACGTTCCACCATCAAACCAGGATATTTTCGAATCCGAGGAACTCGTGCATGCCATGATGGACGATGTCTCCCTCGCGGTGGAGGTGATTAACGCTTCCATGCCGGACTTGCAGACGCGTTTACCCAAATTCCAAACCGCCTTCGAATCGGGGGACGAACGCGACGCCCGCTACCAGATTCACTCTCTGAAAGGTACTGCGGCGAACCTGCGCTGCCGTCGGCTTAAGCGGGTCTGCAAAACGATAGAGGATGCCATTATCGAACCGTCCATGAAGGATGTTTCCATTTTGGTAGAAGGGCTTAAAACCGAGCTGGAAGAAGCCATCCGAGCCCTGAAGGACTTCCTCGCAAAACAGGACGAGCAGTAAGCCTGCACAAGACTTACTGCGGCTTCGCTTTTGCCTTACGTGGAGCGGCCCGGCGCTTTTTCTTCTGCTCGATATCGAGGTAAGTCTTTTTCTGCAGTTGCTCCTCGTATAGCTCCATGAAGCGTACGCCGTCGCGTGGCTTCACGAGATCTGCCTTCGTTGCCTTGTCGATCTGTTTTTTGAGGTTTTGGCAAAGGCCTCCCGCCGAATACTGAACTCCTTCCAAAACGTCCTTCATGCGGAACCCCTGGATGGTGTCTTCGATGTAGAAGCCATCGTCCTCATCCTCGTCGAGGAAGACGTGCACTTCATTCACGCGCCCAAAGAGATTATGGTTGTCCCCCATGATGTCCTGATACGCTCCGACGAGGAAGATACCCAAAAAATAGGAATCGCCCTTTTTCAATGGATGGAGCGGGAGATACTGCTTCTCGTCCTCCAAGTCGATGAACTTGGAAACCTTGCCATCGCTATCGCAAGTGATGTCTACCAGAATCGCATTCACAGTAGGACGTTCATTCAGGCGAGTAATGGGAGTGATGGGGAAGAGTTGGTCCAGCGCCCAGTGATCCAGCAAGGATTGGAAAACGGAGAAATTGCAGACGTATTGGTCGGACAAAAGCTCTGAGAGCCCAATCAATTCTTCCGGCTGGTAGCCCTTGGTCTTGCTGATGTTTTTCTCCAAACGGTTGCAAATCTGCCAGAAGAGGGACTCGGCCTGGGCACGACCGAGAAGGTCTAGATAGCCATGGGAGAATAGGGAGTCCGCTTCCTCCTTTTTCTGCTGGGCATCGTGGTAGATCTCCAGGTTTCCGTAGCGATTCCGTCCGTTGAGGATTTCGTGCAAATCAGCAACCACTTGGTGCTTGATCTCGTCTTTGCGAACCGTGAGCAATGAATCGCGTTTCGATATGCGCCCTGTGACTTCTGTAATGAGAATACTGTGCGGGGCTACGATGGCTCGACCGCTTTCGGTCACTAGATTGGGGCAGGGTACGTCCATCAGTCCGCAGATCTGTTTGACGTTGTAAACGACGTCGCGGGCGTACTCTTCCAAAGTATAGTTGGTAGAGCTCTCGTAGTTGGAACGGGAACCGTCGTAGTCGATACCCAAGCCGCCACCTACGTCCAAAAAGCCCATGGGGAAGCCCATTTTTTGGAGTTGGCAATAGTAGCGAGTCGCTTCCACCACGGCGTTCTTCAAGGTAATGATATTCGGAACCTGCGATCCAATGTGGAAATGCAGCAGGCAGAGACTCTCGGTCAAATTTGCCTTTTCGAGCATTCGCGCCGCCTCGAGGATTTCCATCGAGGTGAGCCCGAATTTGGCATTGTCCCCGGTAGACATCGCCCATTTGCCCTCACCGCGGGTTCCAAGCTTCGAGCGTAATCCGATGAGCGGCTCTACATCGAGTTCCTTTGACATGGAGATAATCATCTCCAATTCGCTCAACTGCTCCGCCACGATGATGATGTCCTTGCCTATTTTGCGGTAGTTGAGAGCTAGGCGGATATAGTCCTCGTCCTTGTAGCCATTGCAGATCAGCAGGGACTCGGAGTGTTGGTGCATCGCCATAGCGATCATCAGCTCTGGCTTGCTGCCAGCTTCAAGCCCGTAGCAATGGTTCTCTCCCGCATCTTGGATCTCCTCTACGACTTCGCGCAGCTGGTTAACCTTGATGGGGAAGACGCCTCGATAGTGCCCCGGATAATCCTCGTCGCGAATCGAATCGGCAAAAGCTTTGTTGAGACGCTCGACTCGGTGACGGAGCAGGTCCTGGAAGCGTATAACCATTGGAGCCTTGATTCCCTTGGTCGCTGCTTCCTTGATGACGTCGTCAATTCTGACGGAAATGTCGTCCGCAGCGGGGTGGGCACAGACGTAGCCCTCCTTGTCGACCGAAAAATAAGGGGAACCCCAACGGTTAAAACCGTAGAGACGCTCGGCTTCGGAGGTCGTCCAACGCGATTTCGGGCTCATGCTCTATGCTTCCTTGGCTATCTTGGTTATGGCTTGCTTTTTGAAAGGCCGCTAGCTTGAGTACGCGACTTTCAATTTCAAGAACCCTTTAGAGCTAATAACTTAAATCTGTAATGGATATTTCCACATTCGTAATCGCTCAGCAAGCCGCGCCCGCAGGACAAGGCGGATGGCAACAGTTTTTGCCTTTCATCATCATCTTCGCAGCGATGTATTTCCTGATTATCGCCCCCCAGCGCAAGAAGCAAAAGCAACACCAGAAGCTCATCTCCGAGCTCAAATCAGGCTCTGAAGTGATGACCAGCGGCGGCATCTACGGCACCATCACCAACGTCAAGGAAGACCGCTTCGTCCTGAAGATCGCCGAGGGCACAAAAATCGAAATCGCCAAGGCCTCCGTGACCACTGTTGTAACTCCTGCAGCTGAATAAGGCCGGCCGCTTCTCAATCAATTTCCAGCGAGAGCCACGCCTATCCGGCGTGGCATCTCTATTATTAAAGTAAGCTCCAATCATCTAAAGTATCCCGATGTCCGGAAAGTATATTTGGAAACTGGCACTCACCGGCGTGATCGTCGCGTTCTGCCTCTCTTATCTCATCCCCATGTCCGACCAGGACTTCGCCGAGCACGTGAAAGCTCGCTCCGGCGATCCCGCATTTGCGGCATTGGTCGACAGAGCTGAGGCGCTCTCGGAAGAAAGCGTCAACACCGATAGGCCTTTGAGTGTGTACATGGCCCTTAAGTCTATCGCCAATGAGGAGCGTATCGACGTTAGCCAATACTTCTCGGACCTACAGCTAGAGGCCAGCCTGACCAACGTTGAAAAGCGAAACAACATTCTACTCCCGACCTTGTTGGAAGACTCCAAGGCGAACTTGAAGAAGGGCCTCGATATCCAAGGTGGCATCTCCGTCACTTTCGAGGTCGATCCAGTCGCCCTCGCCGAGGTCCCAGCCGCGGAGCGAAACGAAAAGCTCTCCGACGCGATCAATATCATCGAGCGACGCGTCAACACCTACGGAGTGAGCGAGCCTATCGTTCGTCCAATTGGTGAAAACCGCATCGAGCTGCAGCTCGCGGGCGTAAACACCAAGGATAATCCGGAGCTCATCAACACCATCAAGGCTCCAGCTCGCCTCGAATTTCGCGAAGTCCACCCCACCGCAAATCCGATGACCTCTTCACGCCCGACCGGCTACGAGGAGATGACCATGATCCAGGAGTACAACGGGGTGGAAAACGAAGTGCGTCTCTACGTGAAGCGCATTCCAGCCCTGACCGGAAAATACGTTGCGGACGCCTTTCCTCGAACCAACGAAGTGGGCGGCATCGAAGTTATCCTCAAGCTTACCAGCGAAGGAGCGGATCTCTTCGCAGACGTGACCGAACGACTTGCTCAGCAAGGCCAAACCACCGGGCAGCTTGGGCGCTTGGCGATTGTCTTGGATAAGCAACTACAATCCGCACCGACAGTACGCGAGCGAATCGCAGGTGGCACCGCTCAAATTACCGGTCGCTACACCCAACGTGAGGCGATTGACTTGGCAAACACTCTGAACAACCCGCTCGAGCTGCCATTGGAAGTCGTCGAGATGTACGAAGTTGGTCCTTCGATGGCTAAGGACTCCATCGAGTCTGGCGTCAAAGCCTCCGTCATCGGCATCACAGCGGTTTCCGCCTTCATGATCGCCTACTTTTTCATCGGAGGGTTCGTAGCCCTTATCTCGGTGCTACTTAATGTGGTGATCGTTCTCGGCGTACTCGCGAGCTTCAACGCTACTCTGACCCTTCCGGGTATCGCCGGTATCGTACTCACGGTCGGCATGGCGGTGGATGCCAACATCCTGATCTTCGAGCGTATTCGGGAAGAGCTTCGCAATGGCAAGAACATCAAGTCCGCAGTAGAGGGTGGTTTCGACAAGGTTTTCTCCACCATCTTCGACGCCAACGTCACTACGCTCTTGGTTTCCTTCGTTATGCTGAGCCTCGGAACGGGCCCAGTAAAGGGCTTCGGACTCACCTTGGCTATTGGTGTAGTGACCACCATGTTCTGCGCATTGATCGTCACACGCGTCATGCTCGAAATGCTCTTCACCACGGGCGCGCTTAAATCCTTCAAGACGCTATCGGTCCTCTCGGGAACCAACATCGACTTCATGAAGTTTCGCAAGCCGGCCTTCATCGCGTCCTGGACCTTGGTAATTGTAGGCGTTGTCGTTTTGGCTGTTAAAGGCGACTCGATCTATGGCATCGACTTCACGGGTGGTGACGAAGCCATTCTAGAGTTCTCGCAACGAATCGACGAAGGAGAAATCCGCGATGCCTTGACCGCAGCTGATCTAGGCGAAGTTAACCCGCTCTACCAATCTCAGCTGGGAACGGACGACGAATTACTCCGCGTTCAGACTGGTTTCGCGAAAGGTGAAGAAGCGGTGGCTGTCTTACAACAGGCGTTTCCAGAAGCTGGATACAACATGCTAGGCAAAAACGAGATAGGACCATCCGTCGGTGCTGAAATCCAAAAGAACGCCTTCCTTGCGATCGGCCTTTCGCTGGGCTTGATCCTCCTGTACATCGCATTTCGTTTCGAAATCGGTTACGGTATCGGAGCAATCGTAGCAACGATCCACGATATCTTGCTGACGCTTGGCGTGTTTGTGCTCGTTCCGGGACATCAGTTTACCGCTCCGATGGTTGCAGCCATCTTGCTGATCGTAGGTTACTCATTGAACGATACCATCGTCGTCTTTGACCGTATCCGTGAAGAGCTTACGTTGCGACCAACCTCGAAACTACGCGAGATTATCAACATCGCCATGAACGCGGTATTCACCCGTTCCTTGCTCACCAGTATCACGACCTTGCTGGCCTCGGTTTCGCTGATGGTGTTCGGACAGGGCGTAATCAACGATATCGCCTTCACCTTCACGATCGGTATCATCACCGGTACTTTTTCCTCGATCTTTATCGCGAGCCCGATCTTCTACTTCTACCACAAGGGAGATCGCCGCAGCGTAGAGTCGAGTCACGATATCGTTCCGGAATACGACTGGCAGGTCAGCACCAAGGCCTCTTCAACAGGTTCGTCAAACACCGACTAGCCACGGAGCCTTGGCCCATTGGGAATACAGTCCTCCACCGACCGGTTTATCCAAAAAGTACTCTAGGGAACTAAAAGTCGGTTCAACCGTTGCGGAGCTCCTCGCCCGTCTCGATTTCTCGGATACGAAAGAGGCCTCGAAATTCCTCGAGCCTCGTCTAGGTTCGATTGATTGCCCGTTCGACATACCAAATCTCGAACGGGCCGCCCGTCGCATATCTCAGGCTATCGACAACTGCCAGACTATCGCGATCTGTGGAGACTATGATGTAGATGGCGTTACTAGCACCGCGCTGCTCGTGGCCATATTGCAGCAGTTCGATAACTATCCTGCCTACATTGTCCCGCTGCGTCTGGAAGAAGGCTACGGCCTCTCGCAAAAGGCTGTAGAACGGGCTCTCGGCAAGGCCAACCAACCTGATCTTTTCATCGCCCTCGATTGCGGTACCAACTCTACAGAGGAGGTTCGCTACATTCTCGATCAAGGTTGCGAGGTTATTATAATCGACCATCATCAGGCCAAAGAGGAGCAGGCAGATGAGGTCATCCTGGTCAATCCGCACGTCAACGACCAAGAGAGCTCCAACCATTGTCAACTCTGCACGGTTGGGCTCGTTTTTAAGCTAGCTCACGGTCTTCTGAAAATCCGCCGCGAAAAAGAGGACCCAAGGGCATTCGATATCAAACTTCGCGACTATCTCGATTTGGTTTCCATGGGGACGGTCGCCGACATGGTACCGCTTAATCGAGAAAATCGAATTTTCGCCCGCATCGGATTACAGGTTCTAAGCCGCACCAAACGCATTGGCCTGCAGAACCTGATGAAGGTTTCGGGGGTCGCATCAAAGCACGGCGTAAACCCGATCGACGTATCTTTTCGCCTCGGGCCAAGGATTAATGCCAGTGGACGCTTGGCCGATGCATCCGTCGCAGTCGAGCTCATGCTCAGCGATGACCCGGGCTTTGCCATGGAAACTTCTCTACAGCTCGACTCATTTAATCGAGAGCGACAAGACATAGAGAGGGCAATGACCGAGGGCGCTATGGAGCAGATCCGTAAAGGAGGCACCGATAGCGGAGGTTTTGTCGTTTATGGTAACGACTGGCACCCTGGTGTCGTCGGAATCGTAGCAAGTCGCGTATCCAAGGCATTTAATCGTCCCGCCATTGTGCTGGGGAGAGAAGGGGACTTGGCCAAGGGTTCAGGGCGTAGTGTGGATGGAGTCAACCTTGTCGAGGTCTTGACACCTTACTCCGACAAGCTGGAAAGCTGGGGAGGGCACCCTATGGCGATCGGGATCTCAATGAAGATCGAACAGGTCGAGGACTTCACGAAATTCTTCGACCAAGCCCTTACCGAATACTTCGCTACCCATTCCGTCGAAAGGACATTGAACATTTCATCTTGGCTCCGTCTTGAAGATATTTCTACAAAGCTCATGCAGGACCTCTCCTTGCTGGAGCCATTTGGGCAGGCCAATCCTGAACCCATTTTCGGAGCAAAGAAAATACGTTTCGGATCGAAGGTCACTGTATTCAAGGACATCCACTTCCGCTTCACTTTGCCAACGAGACAGAACCAAGTCATATCGGGCGTGGCTTGGAAGATGGCTGACCGTATTCCCCCTGCAACGACACCGGTCGATATCGCGTTTCGACTTGTTTGGAACACCTTCGGTAACAAGAAGGCGCTCCAACTCGAGCTCGTTGACTGGAGACTGAGCTAGTACAACGCTGCGAAGAGCCGCTTCAGTTGTTCCGATATTTCAATACAGCTTCGCGAAGTTCAGGCAGCACCTCGTTCGAGAAAACGTAGTTCGCTTCTCGCCATGTCGCATAACGAAACCCGGTGAGTACTGCCTCTTTTTCTTCAGGTGATTGAGCCAGCTTCAAGGCTGCTTGGCTAAGCTCGAACTTTCCTTGCATCGAGAAATTAGCGTCGCTTCCAAGAATCAGTTTCCCAATGCCGGCAAAACACTCGCCTCTGTAGGCTTCTTCCGCTTCGGCGATTTTTAGCAACGCGTATCCAGCATCCCAATTCCGCCACCCTGGAAGAACTCGCATCACCATTTTTCGAAGATCGGCATCGCGTTCATTCCAAACCAATTCGAGGTATTCGATCATCTGAGGCGTGGGAGCCGAGTCACTCACGATCAGCAAAGCAAGTAACTCATCTTTACCTTCAGCTTTTTCAAAGCCACTCTCGAACGCTCTCCAGGCAGCCTCGTGATCGCTGAGCAGTAGGGTCAGGCGCTTGAGGTTCTTCTGAGCGTCGCGTCGCAATCCCTTGTCGTTCCCGTCGACCACGATATCTACGAGAATCGAGAGGCTCTCCACATTTCCAACCATCTCGAGACTTTCAATGGCTGCTTCGCGTAACTTCGACGGTTCCTCTTCGGAAGCGGCCAATTTGTTGACGACCTCGCTGACCCCATCGGAGGCTCGCAGAGCGAGCAGGGACAGAGCAGTTTCTTTCTCTTCAATCGTGCCGGATTGGAGTCGATCGAATAGAATCTCGTCAATTTTCGAATCCTCGATTTGAGCCACAGCCTCGCTCGCCGCGTCACGCAAGGCTCTGGATTTTCCAGCGACTAATTGAGCTAGTCGCTCCAGCGAAGCCGAACTGCCTACCCGGCCCAGAGTTTCGGCAGCTTGAGCGGCTAGGGTTTCGTTTTCGGATTTCAAGAGCTCGAGAATAATTCCTTCCGAGTCTGCCCCTAAGTCGTTTGGTAAAGCTCCCAGGATAACGATTTGCTGCTCTACCGAGCCAGTATCCAACAATTCGATAGCAGGTCTTATAAGCACCTTGTTTCCGGACTTCAAAGCTATGGGAAGAAAATCGATCTCAGGTTGTCGAACCATCAGTTTTGCTGCTTTTCGCGGGCTCTGTTCGGCAAGCATTCGAAAGGCCTCTGTCTTGGTGGACCTGTTATCCGATTGCGTCACACTTTTCACGAGTGCTGATCGAGGAGGGGACTTCCTCTTCTTAGCGGGGGTAGGCTTGATGCGGTCAATCGCCATTTGAGCCGCGTAAGCCAATTCAACCGACTCCGATTTTAGCAGCCTCTCTAGAGCCGGAAGTGATTGTTCCGAACCGATCGTTTCTAGCTGTCGGATAATCCAAAGTTTGGTCTGGAGAAGCGGCTCTGCAGGAAGCTTTTCCAGTAATTGATTTTCGATTACAGGCTGCTGCTCTTCGTTACCCGGAGCAGTCGCCTGCGATACGAGATCTTGCAAATCCATGCGGGCCTCATAACGAGCGTCGAAATCCTCTCCGTTTAAGCGGTGAAATATCGAGGATAGCACTTCGTCGGAAATCCGGGAATATCCGAGGGCGGAAGTTGATAAAAGGACGGCGAGAATAAAGGGTTTTGAAAACTGGGATAACATACGATGCGTGGTTTTCGATCGAAAGACTTGAGTAAGTTTGTTCCCCTTAAACAGGGAGCTGGTAGCCATCTCTACGAGGACGATCTTGCCACAAGGCTGCCTTGGGATCGTCCACAATTTGCTGAGCAATCGGATCCCATTTGATGGGACGATTTATGCGCTCAGATATTCCAGCCAGCTGACATATGGTCGCTGAGCGGTGACCAACTGATGCGGGACAGATCGGATCTTTCCGCGTGTATATGCTCTCGATCCAGTTCGCACGGTGGTCAGTGCTCTTATATAGGCGGATTGAATCTGGCGATAGCGGTTTGCCCGCTAGGGATACCGGAGTCGTGTCGAGTCGATTTTGGCGACTGACCAAAACTTCACCCTCGTCTCCTACAAATCGGATCATATGTCCCTTCCGATCTCCCCAGTCTCTTATAACCCGGATTCCATCATCGTATTCGTAATATTGGTACTCTTGGTCGTAGTTCTTGGGTGCGAAAAATACAGGCCCGCTATCGTCGCGATCCAATGCCCATTGGGTAATATCGTAGTGGTGAGCGCCCCAATCTCCGTTTTTACGCGATCCGTACTCCCAGAAATTCCTCCAACCACCTCCGTAATCGCTGGCTACGCGATTTTCGTTGTAGGGTTCCCACGGAGTTGGCCCCAGCCATTTGTCGTAGTTGAAGCCCTCCGGTATCGGCTGCTCCGGGTAGACTGAGGCGGCTGGGAATTCACCAAGGCCACAGTAGACCTCCCGCACTTGCCCGATCCAACCGTTCCTCACGATCTCGGCGGCCTTTCGGAATGCTGATTCTGAACGCTGCTGCGAGCCGACTTGCAGAATGCGACCGTAGCGTTTCTGAGCTTCCACAACTGCCTTGCCTTCTTCGATGGTTAAAGTCATCGGCTTCTCCACGTAAACGTCCTTACCCGCCTTCATGGCGGCAATGGCAAGGGCAGCGTGCCAGTGGTCAGGCGTCGCAATTACCACGGCATCGATATCGCTACGCTCCAAAACTTCCTCGTAGTCTAAGTATCCGTCGCAAGCACTGTTTTCTTGGCGGCACTCCTGTAGAGCAGATTCCATCCGGTTTTGATATACGTCACAAACCGCAGCGACGACGGTGTGCTCTCGCCCGCGATAATAGGCCCGGTGGCCTCCCATGATGAGACCATTTCCTATCAATCCGATATTGATCCGGCTGTTTGGTCCCGGTTGCCCGCGGGCTAAGGTTGCGGCTTTTAACACCATCGGGAAGGCGAGGCTGGAGGCAGCTGCAACGGTGCCTTTTCTCAAAAAGGCGCGACGGGACAATCGTTTCGACATAGGGATTTACAGGGGGTGTCAATTCTGTTTGGGGGACTTTGACCAATAACAGAGCCCATTATCCAAGCAAGCTTGGAGGCGTTCTGTATCAGTCTTCCTGTTGAGCAAAACCAACAAATAAGGACCGCTTCTGAAGCATTTAACGGCTAAGGTCAGGGTGATCACGCGAGCAGTACGGCCAGCCGAGTTGCTCGTGCCGCTTGATTGGCGACCGCATCGGTCAAAGTCTTTGTCGAACTGAAAACGGTGACCCGCTTTTTCGCTCGGCTAAATGCGGTGTAGACGAGTTCTCGGGTTATCTGGCGATTGGACTTGCCTGGGAATATGCAACTAATCTCGTCGAACTCAGAGCCCTGACTCTTGTGGATAGTAAGAGCGTGAGCTGGCTCGAAGCTTGGCATCTCGCTTAGCCTAAATCGCCTTGTTGCTCCGTTCGCTGCAACGAAGTAAGCCGCCAAGGAACCGTCATCGGCTTGCCACACCAAACCAAGGTCTCCGTTGTACAGTTCTAACTCGTAGTCGTTTTCCAATACAATTATCGGGCTGGCGGAAACTGGATCCGTCCCCATAGGGTCCATCTTGAGTCTCTCTCGGATATGCGAAGCCAACTTTCGGTTGAAGGCTTCCGATCCTTCTGGGCCCTTGCGGGTCG
It encodes the following:
- the speA gene encoding biosynthetic arginine decarboxylase, whose product is MSPKSRWTTSEAERLYGFNRWGSPYFSVDKEGYVCAHPAADDISVRIDDVIKEAATKGIKAPMVIRFQDLLRHRVERLNKAFADSIRDEDYPGHYRGVFPIKVNQLREVVEEIQDAGENHCYGLEAGSKPELMIAMAMHQHSESLLICNGYKDEDYIRLALNYRKIGKDIIIVAEQLSELEMIISMSKELDVEPLIGLRSKLGTRGEGKWAMSTGDNAKFGLTSMEILEAARMLEKANLTESLCLLHFHIGSQVPNIITLKNAVVEATRYYCQLQKMGFPMGFLDVGGGLGIDYDGSRSNYESSTNYTLEEYARDVVYNVKQICGLMDVPCPNLVTESGRAIVAPHSILITEVTGRISKRDSLLTVRKDEIKHQVVADLHEILNGRNRYGNLEIYHDAQQKKEEADSLFSHGYLDLLGRAQAESLFWQICNRLEKNISKTKGYQPEELIGLSELLSDQYVCNFSVFQSLLDHWALDQLFPITPITRLNERPTVNAILVDITCDSDGKVSKFIDLEDEKQYLPLHPLKKGDSYFLGIFLVGAYQDIMGDNHNLFGRVNEVHVFLDEDEDDGFYIEDTIQGFRMKDVLEGVQYSAGGLCQNLKKQIDKATKADLVKPRDGVRFMELYEEQLQKKTYLDIEQKKKRRAAPRKAKAKPQ
- a CDS encoding PAS domain S-box protein gives rise to the protein MPTNRTPSDTDGIAKLSETLGSSVLNGLISTLDMHAIVAITDENGVIVYANRRFCELSKYTTAELYGKTHRIINSGYHSKEFWERMWATVSSGETWHAQVCNRAKDGSFYWLQTTVRPLVGKDGNIEAYVSIRTDITKQKETERGLQLSRERLRWAAKSAKLGSWEYDLQTDLLNWSWMTKIIHEVEENYEPNFDEAIAFCDGEEHRQRLEIAFKNAIEKGSAWNEELVIVTGNGVRKWVRSIGEPKIVNGQCVSLAGVYQDIDEEIARRRAAERDAAMVRSILDASTEFAIIATDDNGQISVFNTGAERTFGYSARESSGQLSLAELFTAKAIQNRSEELAEKFDIHVGGFQVFAEIAAKKGFDSRTWQGSRQDGSSFEFAAVITPIHSVSGEVGGYLCIGQDVTEINEARRAAEESERKFRGAFDASAVGMGLVALDGGWISANSAMVEILAVDLETLKSRTLESHYDPEDLVEDRDFRIEMIEGQRKMHKVRRRFLRPNGETIWVALTVSLVKRADNKPAYFLCQLENVTRSVRLEADLKKTTNRLSLAAKAGGIGIWDWDLVENKLVWDEQLYRLHGLSPETTVASLETWNQILHPDDGRRVREEMENAILDIKEFDSEYRIVTPTKSVRNIRTLALIERDENGKAIRAVGSSWDVTKTVRQREDLAKAVEEAKQASEAKSRFLANMSHELRTPLNGVMGMTTLLLGSDGLLDEQRQFVEVIRDSGESLLSVINDILDFSKIDSGKLQIEEYDFNLGNLVAEISSVISQRAKLKDLEYFQQIDPKLPLELRGDPVRLRQILINLTSNAVKFTDKGNIRLSVALKGESEEGVELVFKISDTGVGIDEELKDKLFEEFTQADNSSTREHGGTGLGLAITKRLVQLIGGKIDFVSTLGTGSVFTVSFQFKRAQGKGNYSKPLFLRDRSALLISKDPEFREELEEVLNLWSIYTGSCSTVEQAAELVQNRAAVNAPLHYIFVDGRDLTFDLENFRKCMEESSASLKTKLILIGNHKVDPRGESLIETLALPLKQSDVYDLLVSGEDASNYTDISFEDVDTSRFEGRSTRVLIAEDNFVNQMVIKGMLLKMGIEADCVSNGAEAIEAVKKTPYDLIFMDIQMPEIDGLEASRQIRGGAAGERAKSVVIVAITANARDVDRQDCADVRMDAYLLKPVEVSPLFSTLDRLLPGYRSDEENFDDSNVPPSNQDIFESEELVHAMMDDVSLAVEVINASMPDLQTRLPKFQTAFESGDERDARYQIHSLKGTAANLRCRRLKRVCKTIEDAIIEPSMKDVSILVEGLKTELEEAIRALKDFLAKQDEQ
- the yajC gene encoding preprotein translocase subunit YajC — its product is MDISTFVIAQQAAPAGQGGWQQFLPFIIIFAAMYFLIIAPQRKKQKQHQKLISELKSGSEVMTSGGIYGTITNVKEDRFVLKIAEGTKIEIAKASVTTVVTPAAE